The Moraxella haemolytica genome window below encodes:
- a CDS encoding metal ABC transporter ATP-binding protein, giving the protein MSVVPAKPNTPLLHAQNISYQIGDNALLSDVSIKLYAGEMVSLIGPNGAGKSTLVKLILGLIKPTSGTIINNAKTLSYVPQRFSVPEILPLRAKDLLAQVNKSHLTAEQKSFILDKLSIAPLLDKQMIHLSGGETQRVLLTQALLNKPELLILDEPMQGLDPDTENWLYHFIDELPDFLACGMLVVSHDLHWVMKGSKRVICLNKHICCQGVPSQIALTPEFTHLFGHYQPYIHHHDHCHHADDCTHQHGDAHE; this is encoded by the coding sequence GTGTCTGTCGTGCCTGCCAAGCCTAATACGCCACTATTGCACGCTCAAAACATCAGTTATCAAATTGGGGATAATGCTTTGCTAAGTGATGTCTCCATCAAGCTGTATGCAGGAGAGATGGTCAGTCTCATTGGTCCAAATGGGGCGGGCAAATCCACCTTGGTTAAACTCATCTTGGGTCTCATCAAACCCACTTCAGGAACAATCATCAACAATGCCAAAACTCTAAGCTATGTCCCACAGCGGTTTAGCGTGCCTGAAATATTGCCACTTCGTGCAAAGGATTTGCTTGCACAAGTCAATAAATCACACCTAACCGCTGAACAAAAGAGCTTCATACTAGATAAACTATCCATCGCACCACTGCTTGATAAGCAAATGATACATTTATCAGGTGGCGAGACGCAGCGTGTGCTATTAACACAGGCACTGCTGAACAAGCCTGAACTGCTTATACTGGATGAACCCATGCAAGGACTTGACCCAGACACTGAAAACTGGCTGTATCACTTCATTGATGAACTACCAGATTTTTTGGCATGTGGCATGCTTGTGGTCTCGCACGATTTGCATTGGGTAATGAAAGGTTCAAAACGAGTCATTTGTTTAAATAAACACATCTGTTGTCAAGGTGTGCCTAGTCAGATTGCTCTTACTCCTGAATTTACTCATCTATTCGGTCATTATCAACCCTACATTCATCATCATGACCATTGCCATCATGCCGATGATTGCACCCATCAGCATGGAGATGCCCATGAGTGA
- a CDS encoding metal ABC transporter permease, with amino-acid sequence MSDWLPIIAPAWIAGSLLALLSAPLGCLVLWRRMAFFSDTLAHGALLGVAMAAWLNLPADIGITLVSVLIVITLILINERKLPNDATLSVMAATLLCLGLLTLTQLTQQQANILGFLFGSLLDIDWADLPRLSVLIALGGAFLTWIWNNQIKLATSEALARIAGVNPLQQQIFFMGLLAGFCAVALQAVGSLLISGLLILPALSARLVSKSPRQMVIVAMALAQCGVTAGIWGSVWLDIPTGISIVLTLALVFFGFFMVHKC; translated from the coding sequence ATGAGTGATTGGCTACCCATCATCGCCCCTGCTTGGATAGCAGGCTCGCTATTAGCACTATTATCCGCACCACTTGGCTGCTTGGTATTATGGCGACGCATGGCATTTTTTTCAGATACTTTGGCACATGGAGCCCTACTTGGTGTGGCGATGGCAGCTTGGTTAAATTTACCTGCCGATATTGGCATCACCTTAGTGAGCGTACTGATTGTCATCACGCTCATCTTGATCAATGAACGCAAGCTACCCAATGACGCTACTTTATCTGTCATGGCGGCCACTCTACTGTGCCTAGGGCTACTTACTCTAACACAGCTGACCCAACAGCAGGCGAACATATTAGGGTTTTTGTTTGGTAGCTTGCTTGATATTGATTGGGCAGACCTGCCTCGTTTGAGTGTACTCATCGCTTTAGGTGGTGCATTTTTGACATGGATTTGGAACAATCAGATCAAACTTGCCACTTCAGAAGCACTGGCACGCATCGCAGGCGTCAACCCCTTACAACAGCAAATATTCTTTATGGGGCTTTTGGCAGGTTTTTGTGCAGTGGCACTACAAGCCGTAGGAAGTCTTTTGATTAGCGGTTTGCTTATTTTGCCTGCATTGAGTGCAAGATTGGTATCAAAGTCGCCAAGGCAGATGGTCATCGTTGCCATGGCATTGGCACAATGTGGTGTAACAGCCGGTATATGGGGCAGTGTTTGGCTTGATATACCGACAGGAATTTCCATTGTGCTGACTTTAGCATTAGTCTTTTTTGGCTTCTTTATGGTGCATAAATGCTGA
- a CDS encoding metallophosphoesterase — protein MLTHGHLTHIDAPANIFKIAQISDLHLSDESSFNRFLSVLTLALKESPDLLLLTGDLVNDGNRQGYDRLYKTLIFTKIPFLCLAGNHDVTAEIGHHLPFDERTFLPIRLDDRLPDRQRLTIKMANITWQILAINTAISGQIGGYVSRENLEFLNKHLTCNQPTIIAMHHHPQPVGSAWIDEYMLQNHDEFWQTLSCFDNIKAVICGHVHQAHRIDTHNTSLYTCPASSRQFLAYHDDFTIDDTPPGFRLIHICNKKTLATWVKRLQN, from the coding sequence ATGCTGACACATGGACACTTAACACACATTGACGCACCTGCCAATATCTTTAAAATTGCTCAAATCAGCGATTTACATCTTAGTGATGAAAGTAGCTTTAATCGGTTCTTGTCAGTGCTAACATTAGCACTTAAAGAATCGCCTGATTTATTACTTTTGACAGGTGATTTGGTCAATGATGGGAATCGCCAAGGCTACGACCGTCTATACAAAACTTTAATTTTCACTAAGATTCCTTTTTTGTGTTTGGCAGGCAATCATGATGTTACTGCCGAAATTGGGCATCACCTCCCCTTTGATGAACGCACTTTTTTGCCCATTCGTCTTGACGATAGACTACCTGACAGGCAACGACTCACCATTAAGATGGCAAACATCACTTGGCAGATTCTCGCCATCAATACTGCCATATCTGGTCAAATCGGCGGATATGTTAGCCGTGAGAATCTAGAATTTCTTAACAAGCATTTGACCTGTAATCAACCAACCATCATCGCCATGCACCATCACCCTCAGCCTGTCGGCTCTGCTTGGATTGATGAATACATGCTACAAAATCATGATGAATTTTGGCAGACGCTCTCTTGTTTTGATAACATCAAAGCTGTCATATGTGGTCATGTACATCAGGCACATCGCATTGACACACATAACACCTCACTCTATACTTGCCCTGCAAGTAGCCGTCAGTTTCTAGCATATCATGACGATTTTACCATTGATGACACACCACCAGGCTTTCGCTTGATACACATTTGCAACAAAAAAACACTAGCAACTTGGGTAAAAAGATTACAAAATTAG
- the dksA gene encoding RNA polymerase-binding protein DksA, protein MNTKTFTPYEPAKDEEYMSDAQLEHFRTMLLAWKEELMSEAERTKDYINEETGTMADINDRATQEEEFALALRTRDRERKLIRKIDKSIAEIDTGDYGYCETCGTEIGLKRLEARPTATQCIDCKTLSEMKEKQNLG, encoded by the coding sequence ATGAATACCAAAACTTTCACCCCTTATGAACCTGCCAAAGACGAAGAGTATATGTCCGATGCACAGCTTGAGCATTTTCGCACAATGCTGTTGGCATGGAAAGAAGAGCTGATGTCAGAAGCAGAGCGAACCAAAGACTATATCAACGAAGAAACTGGTACAATGGCGGATATTAACGACCGTGCCACCCAAGAAGAAGAATTCGCCCTTGCCCTACGGACACGAGACCGTGAACGCAAACTGATTAGAAAAATTGACAAATCCATCGCTGAGATTGATACAGGCGACTACGGTTACTGCGAGACTTGCGGTACTGAAATCGGTCTAAAACGCCTAGAAGCCAGACCGACCGCCACTCAATGTATTGACTGCAAAACCTTATCCGAGATGAAAGAAAAGCAAAACTTAGGCTAA
- the gluQRS gene encoding tRNA glutamyl-Q(34) synthetase GluQRS → MLTVAQHRPIIGRFSPSPTGHLHLGSLTTAVASFCHIKSLGGQWLLRMEDVDFERCKAQYSTSILQDLDNLGLHWDGEVVYQSDRQHIYDEFIDMLKPLTYACQCSRKQLQAYLQTHNNTTKPITFNHASKELSQTQDLNQPLIYPRLCLHHSYDAAHPNSKIRLCLPDTLSAFYDGIQGVIWDNPARSLGDVVIKRQNGMINYIFACAIDDGLQNISHIMRGLDILPMTAGQLTINKACQLPHADHHYHLPLLHNKDGQKLSKQNLAKPIKDEQPTALLIDALRRLKQPIPKDMMDGKTDEILAFAIKHWNNQPLIQQSSLGISDDN, encoded by the coding sequence ATGCTGACAGTCGCCCAGCATCGACCCATCATTGGGCGATTTTCTCCATCGCCGACAGGTCATTTACATCTAGGCTCGCTCACTACTGCGGTGGCGAGCTTTTGTCATATTAAGTCGCTAGGTGGACAGTGGCTACTTCGCATGGAAGATGTGGACTTTGAACGCTGTAAGGCACAGTATAGCACTTCTATTCTACAGGATTTAGACAATCTGGGATTGCATTGGGACGGCGAAGTCGTTTATCAGTCTGACCGCCAGCATATCTATGATGAGTTTATAGATATGCTAAAGCCCCTAACCTATGCTTGTCAATGCTCACGCAAACAGCTACAAGCATATCTGCAGACACACAACAACACCACCAAACCCATCACCTTTAATCACGCATCAAAAGAGCTGAGTCAAACTCAAGATTTAAATCAGCCACTTATTTATCCACGACTGTGCCTGCATCATTCTTATGACGCCGCTCATCCAAACAGTAAAATACGCCTCTGCCTGCCTGATACTTTAAGTGCATTTTATGATGGCATTCAGGGGGTTATTTGGGATAATCCTGCTAGAAGTCTAGGTGATGTTGTCATCAAACGCCAAAATGGCATGATTAACTATATTTTTGCCTGTGCCATTGATGATGGTCTGCAAAACATCAGCCACATCATGCGTGGTCTAGATATTCTGCCGATGACTGCTGGACAGCTAACCATCAATAAAGCCTGTCAACTACCCCACGCCGACCATCATTATCATCTGCCACTACTGCACAACAAAGACGGACAAAAACTCTCTAAGCAAAATCTTGCCAAACCCATCAAAGATGAACAACCCACCGCTTTACTCATTGATGCCCTAAGACGACTAAAACAGCCCATCCCTAAAGACATGATGGACGGCAAGACTGATGAGATATTAGCATTTGCCATCAAGCATTGGAATAATCAACCACTCATCCAGCAAAGCTCGCTCGGCATCAGTGATGACAACTAA
- a CDS encoding putative peptidoglycan glycosyltransferase FtsW, which yields MLVVSLGLLLSLSLLMIASASIPFALAKDLNPMRFFWSQAFYISVGIFAAFSVYKVLPLKIYCNLSFLVIAWIGVIFLLILTEIFAVPINGSKRWLSIAGFNLQTAELAKMVMVMIAAEYVVRRSAEFRSSILGGAKLLAWYAPVAVFLMMQPDYGSTAVIVATLLVLAWISGAPKTQYVMIGLFVLVVGIAGIFLADYRRERMMSFWDPFDDIQNSDFQLSRSLIAFGRGQLSGVGYGDSVQKLSHLPEAHTDFILAITGEELGLIGVGFVLLLEAMIVVAIMMISYMALKRRQLRLSYIVFGFAVVIFGQVFINAGMNMGILPTKGLTLPFYSFGGSALVVNMMMIGFILKVAKESARIDYEGNSRNY from the coding sequence ATGCTTGTGGTGAGTTTGGGGTTGTTACTATCCTTATCTTTGCTGATGATTGCATCAGCTTCCATCCCTTTTGCCTTAGCTAAAGATTTAAACCCAATGCGGTTTTTTTGGTCGCAAGCGTTTTATATATCTGTCGGTATTTTTGCGGCATTTTCGGTATATAAGGTGCTTCCGCTAAAGATTTACTGCAACTTGAGCTTTTTGGTCATTGCATGGATAGGGGTGATTTTTCTTTTAATATTGACTGAGATTTTTGCCGTGCCGATTAACGGCTCAAAACGCTGGCTGAGTATTGCAGGGTTTAACTTGCAAACTGCTGAGCTTGCCAAGATGGTCATGGTAATGATTGCTGCAGAGTATGTAGTACGCCGTTCGGCAGAGTTTCGTAGCAGTATCTTGGGCGGTGCAAAACTACTGGCTTGGTACGCCCCTGTCGCTGTTTTTTTGATGATGCAACCTGACTATGGTTCAACAGCAGTTATTGTGGCAACCTTGCTTGTACTTGCTTGGATTAGTGGTGCACCTAAAACGCAGTATGTCATGATTGGACTGTTCGTCTTGGTGGTTGGTATTGCAGGTATTTTTCTTGCTGATTATCGCCGTGAGCGTATGATGTCATTTTGGGATCCTTTTGATGACATTCAAAATTCTGATTTTCAGCTATCACGCAGTTTGATTGCTTTTGGTCGTGGTCAGCTAAGTGGTGTGGGTTATGGAGACAGCGTCCAAAAGCTATCACACTTGCCTGAGGCTCACACAGATTTTATTTTGGCGATTACTGGTGAAGAGTTGGGATTAATTGGCGTGGGTTTTGTATTGTTACTTGAGGCAATGATTGTCGTTGCCATCATGATGATTAGTTATATGGCGTTAAAGCGTCGCCAGTTGCGTCTTAGCTATATCGTTTTTGGTTTTGCGGTGGTGATTTTTGGGCAGGTATTCATCAATGCAGGCATGAATATGGGTATCTTGCCAACAAAAGGTCTGACTCTACCGTTTTATAGTTTTGGTGGTTCGGCACTCGTGGTCAATATGATGATGATTGGCTTTATCTTAAAGGTTGCCAAAGAAAGTGCCCGTATTGATTATGAGGGTAATAGTAGAAACTACTAG
- the murD gene encoding UDP-N-acetylmuramoyl-L-alanine--D-glutamate ligase, whose translation MTEPVELLYVVVGLGASGLSAVNFLTAKGHTVLVVDEQSAPGLASKLPEGVQTAFGGIDQNLLLSASTIVISPGVDPRHSAIVAAKGAGIPVVSDVQLFVDELRVRDEKLGKQTPIVAITGSNAKSTVTTLVGEMAKASGKVVGVGGNIGTPALELLSIADLDMVVLELSSFQLEHIGRLGASVATILNISPDHLDRHGDMQGYLAQKLRIFHEAGAAVICIDDESLQVSCQQALLEKGVGGAGVITTSGTIDGGDQADLYLVKEQGVIWLCRQGKRLISADEVFIKGGHNLLNALSALALGVMVGLEMSAMLKVLGEFRGLPHRCEYVDKVANRAYFNDSKGTNIGSTIAAVDGLGAVYDERSLALILGGLGKGQDFSELSDCVEKYVHSIYLIGADAQAIEKGLLAKPSLARRIHHAGNMQTAFALASGSDAKAVLLSPACASFDQFKSYSDRGEQFVAMVKALTTA comes from the coding sequence ATGACAGAACCAGTAGAGTTGTTGTATGTGGTCGTTGGACTTGGTGCATCAGGACTATCAGCGGTTAATTTTTTGACAGCAAAGGGGCATACAGTCTTAGTGGTTGACGAGCAGTCAGCACCAGGTCTTGCTTCTAAGTTACCTGAAGGTGTGCAGACAGCTTTTGGTGGTATTGACCAAAACCTACTATTATCAGCAAGCACCATCGTGATTAGCCCAGGGGTTGACCCTAGACATTCAGCGATAGTGGCTGCCAAGGGAGCAGGCATACCTGTGGTAAGTGATGTGCAACTGTTTGTTGATGAGTTGCGTGTGCGTGATGAGAAGTTAGGCAAGCAGACGCCGATAGTTGCCATCACAGGCTCAAACGCCAAATCCACTGTAACAACTTTGGTTGGTGAGATGGCAAAAGCATCTGGTAAAGTAGTTGGTGTAGGCGGTAATATTGGTACGCCAGCACTTGAGCTACTTAGCATTGCCGATTTGGATATGGTGGTGCTTGAATTATCCAGTTTTCAGCTAGAGCATATTGGTAGGCTGGGTGCATCAGTGGCAACCATCTTGAATATCTCGCCAGACCACCTAGATAGACATGGCGATATGCAAGGTTATCTTGCTCAAAAACTGCGTATTTTTCATGAAGCAGGGGCGGCTGTCATCTGTATTGATGATGAATCTTTGCAGGTTTCTTGTCAGCAAGCCTTATTGGAAAAAGGGGTGGGTGGTGCAGGCGTTATCACTACCAGTGGCACTATTGATGGGGGTGATCAAGCCGATTTGTATCTTGTTAAAGAGCAGGGTGTGATTTGGCTATGCCGACAAGGCAAGCGACTCATATCCGCTGACGAAGTATTCATCAAAGGCGGGCATAATTTATTAAATGCCTTGTCTGCCCTTGCTTTGGGCGTGATGGTTGGGCTTGAGATGAGTGCCATGCTTAAGGTATTGGGGGAATTTCGTGGGCTACCGCACCGCTGTGAATATGTTGATAAGGTGGCAAATCGTGCCTACTTTAATGATTCAAAAGGAACTAATATAGGCTCAACCATTGCTGCGGTTGATGGGCTTGGGGCGGTCTATGACGAGCGTTCTTTGGCACTCATTTTGGGTGGACTGGGTAAGGGTCAGGATTTTAGTGAGCTTAGTGATTGTGTGGAAAAATATGTGCATTCCATCTATCTCATTGGTGCTGATGCTCAAGCCATCGAAAAAGGACTGCTTGCCAAGCCATCACTGGCAAGGCGTATTCATCATGCAGGCAATATGCAGACAGCCTTTGCTTTAGCCAGTGGTAGCGACGCTAAGGCGGTGTTACTATCGCCAGCGTGTGCCAGCTTTGACCAATTTAAAAGCTATAGCGATCGTGGCGAGCAATTCGTGGCGATGGTCAAAGCCTTGACGACTGCTTGA
- the glnK gene encoding P-II family nitrogen regulator, whose protein sequence is MKLVSAIIKPFKLDDVREALSEIGINGITITEVKGFGRQKGHTEMYRGAEYVVDFLPKIKLEIACTDDMTDLIIEAIISAANTGKIGDGKIFVTPLERVIRIRTGETDESAL, encoded by the coding sequence ATGAAACTCGTTTCGGCAATCATCAAACCTTTTAAACTAGACGATGTCAGAGAAGCACTCTCAGAAATTGGCATCAACGGCATCACCATCACCGAAGTTAAGGGCTTTGGTCGCCAAAAAGGTCATACCGAGATGTACCGTGGTGCTGAATATGTGGTGGATTTTTTACCAAAAATCAAACTTGAAATCGCCTGCACTGACGACATGACAGATCTCATCATCGAAGCAATTATCAGTGCCGCTAACACAGGTAAAATTGGCGATGGCAAGATTTTTGTAACGCCACTTGAAAGAGTAATCCGTATTAGAACAGGCGAGACTGACGAATCTGCCTTATAA
- a CDS encoding DUF2147 domain-containing protein: MKMTKIIAVAAALTLAGTAFAADPIVGNWQMSEDGQPKAVVQISESGGKFTGVVVSGQTEKAKKFVGKTVILNAQNLGDGKYKGKAKDPRWGLIPAVNADITLNGNKLTLKTLKGSQVLTRK; encoded by the coding sequence ATGAAAATGACAAAAATTATCGCAGTGGCAGCGGCATTAACTTTAGCGGGCACAGCATTTGCTGCTGACCCAATCGTTGGTAACTGGCAGATGAGTGAAGATGGTCAGCCAAAAGCTGTCGTACAAATCAGCGAGTCTGGCGGTAAGTTCACAGGCGTAGTCGTATCAGGTCAAACTGAAAAAGCCAAAAAATTTGTTGGTAAAACAGTCATTCTAAACGCCCAAAATCTTGGTGATGGCAAGTACAAGGGTAAGGCAAAAGATCCTCGTTGGGGCTTGATACCTGCAGTAAACGCAGACATTACGCTAAACGGCAATAAACTTACCCTAAAAACGCTAAAGGGTTCCCAAGTTTTAACTCGTAAGTAA
- a CDS encoding DNA/RNA non-specific endonuclease: protein MMRYLFVIYLSVAYLMMGAGLLTAQTAIATQVVATTTDFAVGFDDVFAQCRQHFYDGKSPTLVGSRGERLNKELDALCFEGFAVLHSGVSRTPLWSAEYLTRERIEQARTLVRNDSFRAESRLAHSRRAELSDYSHSGFDRGHLSPNGDMANTHTQYESFSLANIVPQNGTHNRNVWRHIETATRNLTIKYGDVYVVNGVVFDGKTIARIGGRVMVPSHLFKAVYIPSLNQAGVYYSPNIESASYEIISLNELQSRTGMSVFPMLPTPVQNQAYQLSESNNDGKQMGGKAEVERDKINLSSMSGWLLFILEILKYFITVINR from the coding sequence ATGATGAGATATTTATTTGTGATTTATCTAAGCGTTGCTTACCTAATGATGGGTGCTGGTCTTTTGACCGCACAAACTGCCATCGCTACGCAAGTTGTAGCGACCACTACAGATTTTGCTGTGGGGTTTGATGATGTCTTTGCTCAGTGTCGCCAGCATTTTTATGATGGTAAATCGCCCACGCTTGTAGGGTCTCGTGGCGAACGACTCAATAAAGAGCTTGATGCTTTATGTTTTGAGGGCTTTGCAGTACTGCATTCAGGTGTATCTCGCACACCTTTATGGTCGGCGGAATATCTTACTCGTGAGCGTATTGAACAGGCACGCACATTGGTACGCAATGACAGTTTTCGTGCTGAAAGTCGGTTGGCTCACAGCAGGCGTGCAGAGTTGTCCGACTATAGTCATTCAGGCTTTGATCGTGGGCATTTATCCCCAAATGGCGACATGGCAAATACACACACGCAATATGAGAGTTTTAGCCTTGCCAATATCGTTCCCCAAAACGGCACGCACAACCGCAATGTTTGGCGACACATTGAAACTGCCACACGCAATCTTACCATCAAATATGGTGATGTTTATGTGGTTAATGGTGTGGTTTTTGATGGAAAAACGATTGCACGCATCGGCGGCCGTGTGATGGTGCCAAGCCATTTGTTTAAGGCGGTGTATATCCCAAGTCTGAATCAGGCGGGCGTGTATTATTCACCCAATATTGAAAGTGCAAGCTATGAGATCATCAGCTTAAACGAACTACAAAGCCGTACCGGCATGAGTGTTTTTCCGATGTTGCCAACCCCAGTTCAAAATCAAGCCTACCAGTTATCAGAATCAAACAATGATGGAAAGCAGATGGGTGGTAAGGCTGAAGTGGAGAGGGACAAGATAAACTTAAGTAGCATGAGTGGTTGGTTGCTTTTTATCCTTGAAATCTTGAAATATTTCATCACGGTAATCAATCGCTAG
- the mutY gene encoding A/G-specific adenine glycosylase encodes MNHHTFAPRLLTWFTSHGRHDLPWQYHHQDTADIYAVWLSEIMLQQTQVATVLGYFERFIEQFPTVEDLAAANWDSVAKLWAGLGYYARARNLHKGAKQVADFIAHHGHFPQTTDEWEKISGVGRSTAGAIVSMGVRGRGVICDGNVKRVLTRWAGIDGDITKSTTNKVLWSLADTLTPTHDSGKFAQAMMDLGATVCTRTRPDCHACPLSDDCTAYQDGNPTAYPVKTKKSDKPHRHSLVFVLEFNDTLLWLKRNNNGGIWDGLYTLPMLMIDGINNSTAIDLPNDLITAKKLHEQLANTQALSLAERQIFDTLPNTTLVAKKTIKHTLTHFHWHLTPISISIDKELYNKINRTLKTIHAEFTWQQDSIGLGIPKAMEKVFGK; translated from the coding sequence ATGAACCACCACACTTTTGCTCCACGCTTGCTGACTTGGTTTACCTCACACGGTCGCCATGATTTACCTTGGCAATACCACCACCAAGACACGGCTGACATCTATGCAGTATGGCTATCCGAGATTATGCTACAACAAACCCAAGTAGCAACCGTTCTGGGCTATTTTGAGCGTTTTATAGAACAGTTTCCCACTGTAGAAGACTTGGCTGCTGCCAACTGGGACAGTGTAGCAAAACTTTGGGCAGGGCTTGGCTATTATGCTCGAGCCAGAAACCTACACAAAGGAGCCAAACAAGTTGCCGACTTTATTGCCCATCATGGGCATTTTCCCCAAACGACTGATGAATGGGAAAAAATCAGTGGTGTGGGTCGCTCAACCGCAGGAGCGATTGTTTCTATGGGGGTGCGTGGGCGTGGTGTGATATGTGATGGCAATGTCAAGCGAGTGCTGACACGCTGGGCAGGGATTGACGGTGATATTACCAAGTCTACCACCAATAAAGTGCTATGGTCTCTTGCTGACACACTCACTCCTACGCATGACAGCGGTAAATTCGCCCAAGCAATGATGGATCTTGGAGCGACTGTCTGTACTCGCACACGCCCTGATTGCCATGCCTGCCCTTTATCTGATGACTGCACCGCTTACCAAGATGGCAACCCCACCGCCTATCCTGTCAAAACCAAAAAATCAGACAAACCCCACCGCCATTCGCTGGTGTTCGTCCTAGAATTTAATGACACATTGCTATGGCTAAAAAGAAATAACAATGGTGGCATTTGGGATGGCTTATACACCCTGCCCATGCTGATGATAGATGGTATCAATAATAGTACAGCCATCGATTTACCAAATGATTTGATAACCGCCAAAAAATTGCATGAACAACTAGCCAATACCCAAGCATTAAGTCTTGCCGAACGACAAATTTTTGATACTCTGCCCAATACCACCTTAGTAGCGAAAAAAACCATTAAACACACACTCACGCATTTTCACTGGCATTTGACACCGATATCTATTAGCATTGATAAAGAGCTATACAATAAAATTAACCGCACTCTTAAAACAATCCATGCTGAATTCACTTGGCAACAAGACAGTATTGGACTGGGTATTCCAAAGGCAATGGAAAAGGTTTTTGGAAAATAA
- a CDS encoding polyprenyl synthetase family protein: protein MITDDYSDLSTHHDLKRAQAFVNHQLMADFGVLFSHANLPKPLGEASDYAISNGGKRARPLLVLVSFLATGGDINQLDFVRRAMLAIECIHGYSLVHDDLPCMDDDELRRGKPTCHVVYGEAVAMLVGDVLQSLAFEVLGSDEINGFGKMDDVIFARLSKILAYNARRMVAGQQADLNGEQQSLNQNELESIHRDKTGALIVASVLMGAVCAGAGAKMLSWLDRYAQLIGLAYQVQDDVLDVVADTTMLGKMAGSDEKLDKSTYVKLLGVEGARAYADSLFDEARDQAMALGEGNLLLQVVDWLQKRGY from the coding sequence ATGATAACTGATGATTACAGTGATTTATCAACTCATCATGATTTAAAGCGTGCACAAGCCTTTGTGAATCATCAGCTAATGGCGGATTTTGGCGTATTGTTCAGCCATGCCAACCTGCCCAAGCCGCTTGGTGAAGCGTCTGACTATGCCATCTCTAATGGCGGTAAACGAGCACGACCACTTTTGGTACTGGTCAGTTTTTTGGCGACAGGTGGTGATATCAATCAATTGGATTTTGTACGCCGTGCCATGCTTGCCATCGAGTGCATACATGGTTATTCGTTGGTGCATGATGATTTGCCATGTATGGACGATGATGAACTACGCCGTGGTAAACCAACCTGCCATGTGGTTTATGGTGAGGCGGTTGCCATGCTTGTAGGAGATGTACTGCAGTCGCTTGCTTTTGAAGTATTGGGTTCTGATGAGATTAACGGATTTGGCAAGATGGACGATGTCATATTTGCCAGACTAAGCAAAATTCTAGCCTACAATGCCAGACGCATGGTGGCAGGTCAGCAAGCGGATTTAAATGGCGAACAACAATCGCTCAATCAAAACGAACTGGAGAGCATTCATCGGGATAAGACAGGAGCATTGATTGTTGCTAGTGTGCTGATGGGGGCTGTGTGTGCTGGGGCAGGTGCTAAGATGCTGTCTTGGCTTGATAGGTATGCCCAACTGATTGGACTTGCCTATCAAGTGCAAGATGATGTGCTAGATGTCGTGGCAGATACTACAATGCTAGGCAAGATGGCAGGTAGTGACGAGAAGCTTGATAAGTCCACTTATGTCAAGCTGTTGGGCGTAGAAGGGGCTCGTGCTTATGCTGATTCACTGTTTGATGAGGCAAGAGATCAGGCGATGGCTTTGGGTGAGGGCAATTTATTATTACAGGTGGTGGACTGGCTGCAAAAAAGGGGGTATTGA